A portion of the Bdellovibrio bacteriovorus genome contains these proteins:
- a CDS encoding LLM class flavin-dependent oxidoreductase → MSSKLEMGLDTFGDVTYGTHNKALPHHEVLRNIVKEAVLADQLGLNFFGVGEHHREDFAVSAPEVVLAAIAAQTKNIHLGSAVTVLSSDDPIRVYQRFSTLDALSNGRAEVILGRGSFVESFPLFGFDLEQYEELFEEKLDLYAQVLKESPIHWEGKLRSPINGLKVYPPTENGHLKTWMGVGGTPQSVVRAAHYGFPMMLAIIGGDPKGFKPFVQAYHKALAHFNQKTQPVGVHSPGYVGETDEIAKETIWPHYQAMSNRIGKDRGWPPITKAQFEHMAGPDGSLFVGSPQTVAKKIATVVKDLGLSRFDLKYSLGTLPHENLMSCIELYGKKVAPLVHDMLT, encoded by the coding sequence ATGAGTTCAAAATTAGAAATGGGCTTAGACACCTTTGGTGACGTCACCTATGGCACTCACAACAAGGCCCTGCCCCATCATGAAGTCTTACGCAACATCGTTAAAGAAGCCGTATTAGCGGATCAATTGGGTTTAAACTTTTTCGGAGTGGGTGAACATCATCGCGAAGACTTTGCCGTTTCGGCCCCGGAAGTGGTGCTGGCCGCGATTGCCGCGCAAACAAAAAATATCCACTTGGGATCTGCCGTCACGGTTTTAAGTTCCGATGATCCGATCCGTGTTTATCAAAGATTTTCCACCTTAGACGCCCTTTCTAACGGCCGGGCCGAAGTTATTTTAGGACGTGGATCGTTTGTCGAATCCTTTCCACTTTTTGGTTTTGACTTAGAACAGTACGAAGAGCTCTTTGAAGAAAAGCTCGATTTGTATGCGCAAGTTCTTAAAGAATCCCCGATCCACTGGGAGGGAAAATTAAGAAGCCCCATCAACGGGCTCAAAGTTTACCCCCCGACGGAAAATGGCCATCTTAAAACTTGGATGGGTGTGGGCGGAACTCCGCAGTCCGTGGTGCGTGCCGCACACTATGGCTTTCCGATGATGTTAGCCATCATTGGGGGTGATCCGAAGGGATTTAAACCTTTTGTGCAGGCTTATCATAAGGCGCTGGCGCATTTTAACCAAAAAACTCAACCCGTAGGAGTGCATTCGCCCGGCTATGTGGGGGAAACAGATGAAATTGCCAAAGAGACCATCTGGCCTCACTACCAAGCGATGAGCAATCGCATTGGAAAAGATCGTGGCTGGCCCCCGATCACCAAAGCTCAGTTTGAGCATATGGCAGGCCCCGACGGATCACTCTTTGTCGGCTCGCCCCAAACGGTGGCTAAGAAAATTGCCACCGTGGTGAAAGACTTAGGACTGTCGCGTTTTGATTTAAAGTACAGCTTGGGAACATTGCCGCATGAAAACTTAATGAGTTGTATTGAGCTTTACGGCAAAAAAGTCGCGCCGCTGGTGCACGACATGCTTACTTAA